The window GTGCTCGTCGAGGCAAACCTCGGAGAGCCCCATCTCCCGCATCTCCCTCTCAAGCAGCCGCGCCATATCCCAGATGCCCGGCGCGCTCGGGCTGCCCGCGCCCTTTTCGTCGGAGGCGCTGGCGATACGCACATATTGAAGCAGACGTTCATACGCTTTCATTATTCCTTTTCCTTTCTTATTCCCGTAATAAACCGCAGGCGCCGCCGCCTTTCCGGCAGGGACCGCACCTTAGCCGTTACCGGCGCTCTCGTCCACGTCGAGAGCCTTCAGCCCGTAGCGGAATATGGAGATCATTATCGAGGATATCGCAAAAAGCTCGCAGAGCACGCCGGACCATGATCCAGCGTGCGCGTCGTAGACGAGCCAGAAGGGCGAACTGACAAACATATTCGCCAGCCTGATCTTCTTGCCGTTGGTGCTCCACATCGCCGAGGTGGTGACGATCATCGCGGCGCAGGGCAGCAGGCTGAATGCGTCCGTCCAGGTCACAAAACAGCCGGCGGCGAAGAGGCCGATAAAAAGCCACAGCCACAGCGGGCTGCGGGCCCAGCGTTTTTTAGCGTTGAAGAGAATGACGCCGCGCAGCAGCGCGATAAAAAGGGTCGTCGCGCCGGAGAGGGCTCCCAGCATAAAAAAGTGGATGATATAGAGCAGATGTCCGCAGATCTGCATCCCAAAAAGACGGTGCGACGTCTTGCACTGATATGCTCCGATGAGCATCGCCGCGCCGCCAAACCCTATAGCCTGTGCCAGTATATAATGACAGTCCATTTACAGCCCGTCTCCGGCTGTCATATTCCGCCGCCGAAAGCGGGCGCGGCGTAAAATAGGACCACTCTCACAGCGAGGCCAACTTTGCGCCCAATTCCCGCGCCTTCTCCCGCCACTGTTCCTCCGTGCCGTCGTTTACCAGGACAAAGTCGGCCCTGGCCATCTTCTCTTCGCTCGGCAGAAGCCTGTTCTCACGACGGGAGACCTCTTCGGCGTTCCAGCTGCGCTTCGCGTTGCGTTCGACGCGCTTCTCGAAGGGGGCGGCGGCGTAGACCACATAATCGAGCCAGCCGTCGTATCCGGCCTCGTAGAGCAGAGGTATCTCCACCACCACCCAGCCTCCGGCCCCGTCCGCCATCTCCTTTATCTCATCCATCGTCCTCTTGTGCAGCAGCTTCGAGGCGAAGCGGTATTCCTCTTCGTCGGTGAATATCTTCGCGGCGATCTTCGCCCACAACTCCCTGTGCGGCGCGTTGAAAAAACCGGCGCCCCAACGCTTTTCCGCCTCTCTCTGTATCTGCGGGTCGTCCCATAGAGAGCGCGCGACGCTGTCAGAATCTATAACGCGCGCCCCCATCGCGGCCCACTCTTTACAGAGCGTGCTCTTACCAGCGCCAACGTCGCCCGTTAGCCCTATTGTCGGCATGATAGCCGCCTCCCTGCGCGTCGTCTGTAAATTCTTTGACATCTTTCGGTATCTCGCCGAGGAAACGCGACATCGGATTGCGCTGGATGCCGCCAAAGAGCAGGCGGCTCGAGGCGCAGCTGATGTAAAGCTGCTCCCGCGCGCGCGTCATCCCGACATAGCAGAGACGCCGCTCCTCCGCGATATCGCCCTCGCCCGTGACGGAGCGGGCGCTCGGGAAGATACCCTCCTCAAGCCCGATGAGGAAGACCACGGGGAACTCAAGGCCCTTCGCCGCGTGCAGCGTCAGCATGTTGACGGAGTCCTCCATGCCTTCGGGCGAATCCTGGTCGGTTATCAGCGGTATTTCCGTCAGAGCCTGCGTAATGTCGCTCTCCGGCGAGACGATGGAAAGAATTTCCATCACGTTCTCCACGCGCTCCTCCCAGTCGTCAGGATACTCGTCGCGCAGATACTTTTCGTATCCGTTTGAGTCGATGATCGTGCGCACCGCCTCGCCGATGTTGTCCTCGTTCGCGAGGATCGCGAGCATGTCGGAGGCGAGCGCCTTCGCGCCGCCACCCTGCTTGCCCTTGAGGCCGCCGCCGTTCGCGAGGACCGATTTCCACAGCTCCTCCGCACCGGCGGACTCCAGCGCCGCGATCGCCTCGCCCAGCAGCTCTACACTCTTTTTTCCGAGCCCGCGCGTCGGAATGTTGGCAACGCGCGCCAGCGAAATGGCGTCGCGCGGATTGACGGCGAGACGCAGCATCGAGAGGGCGTCCTTGACCTCGGCGCGCTCGTAGAAGGCGACGCCGCGGATGACGCGGTAAGGTATCGAACGCTCCAGCAGCGCCTGCTCCATACCGCGGCTCAGGACGTTCATACGGTAGAGGATCGCCATCTCCCCGTAGGCATAGCCGTCGTCGTGCAGCGACTCGATCTTTTTCGCGATCCACTCCGCCTCGTCCGAATCCTTGAAGCTCCGCCGCACATTTATCAGCCGCCCGCGCTCGGCGGCGGTCCAGAGATCCTTCGGGTGGCGGTCGTCGTTGTTCTTTATCACGCCGTTAGCCCCGTCAAGGATATTCCCCGTCGATCGGTAATTCTGGTCCAATATCGTCATCTTCGAGCCCTTAAAGTCGCGCTCAAAGTTAAGGATCATCGCCATCTCCGCGCCGCGCCAGCCATAGATAGACTGATCCGGGTCGCCGACGACCATTATCTTGCGTCCGTCGTCGACCAGACAGCGCAGCAGGAGATACTGCGGATGGTTCACGTCCTGATACTCGTCGACAAGCACCCAGTCCAGGCGCGAACGCTCGTGTTCGAGCACCTCGCGGTTGGTGGCGAGGATGTGCAGCGGCATCACCATCAGGTCGTCGAAGTCGAGAGCGCCCTGCATTTTCAGTTGTTTTTGGTAGGTGTCGTAGAGGGTGCGCCAGCGATCCGATATCTTAGGCTCGCGCGACACGGGGTTCGCCTTCGTCTTGGCCTGCGATATCATGTCGAGCGCCGCGGACATCTCCAGCTTCTTCGGGTCTATGTTCAGCTCCGCCATCGCCCGCTTGACGACCGCTTTGGTGTCCCCGCGGTCAAAGATCACGAACGGATAGGGATGTCCGAGCTTCTGAAGCGCCTCCGAATAGCGGTGCAGAAACCTCAGCCCGTATGCGTGGAAGGTCGATATCTCCAGCCCCTGTAAATTACCGTCGAGGATCGCCTCGGCCCGGCTCTTCATCTCGCGCGCCGCCTTGTTCGTAAAGGTGAGCGCGAGTATGCGCCAGGGGCGGATATTCTGTTCCTGTATAAGGTAGGCGATCTTCGTCGTAAGCACCTTAGTTTTGCCGCTGCCCGCGCCCGCAAGCACGACCTGAGGCCCGTCGCAGTAAGTCACGGCCTCGCGCTGGCGCGGATTGAGCGATTCTATCATTTCACAAACCATGAGCCACACGTCCTTAATAAAATATAAATTAACTTAACCCTTATGGCGGACGAGGTCAAGAGCAAACAAAAAATCCCCTCGAGAGAGGGGATCCGGTAACCGTAAAAGTATAGCCTTTATCTGGGTTCGAGCAGGCCGTAGCCGCCCTCTTCCCTGCGGTAGACGACGTTGATCGCGCCCGTCTCGTCGTTTTTGAAGAGGAAGAACGAATGGCCCAGCAGATCCATCTGCATCGTGGCCTCGACCGGCGTCATGACGTCCACCGTGAATTTCTTTCTTTTTACGATTTCACGCACCGGCTCGTCTCTATCCGTCGCCGGGGCCGGGATAAGCTCAGGGTCGATATCGAAGGAAATATCCTGTACCTTCATGCGGACCTTGTCGGTGAGGTAGCTCTTATGTTTTTTCACCTGGCGTTCGATATTCTTAAGCGCCTTGTCAAAGGCTTTGCGAAGGTCAGGGGCGTAATCCTCTCCGCGCATTACGACTCCGTTTACATTTGAGGTGATCTCAACCACGTTCATTCCTCTTTTGTAGTTGAGCGCGACCTGAGTGTCCAGGATACGGTCAAAGAACTTTTCGATCTTGAAAAGCTTCTTCTCCATATAATCCTTAATATCTCCGGGGAGTTCAACATTGCGCGTGACAAAACGTACCTCCATAGCAACTCCTCCATTCGTATGGTGCTTTATATTACTGTTACTGACATTATTCTAGCATGATATCCAAATAGGCTCAAATGTGCAAATTGTGTAAATATTAGTCACATTAGTAATGCCAAAAGGTTTATATTTAACCATACCGCAACTTAAAATAGGTAAAAAACAATAGTGGCACAGGACAGGCTTTAGTATTATAATATCTGCACTTTATGCGTTTCTTAATTCAGAACTGCATTATTGCCATTTAAAGAATGGAGGTCATAAAAGTGAAGTTTTCTAAGAGGATACTGAACATCCAGCCATCGGCGACCCTGAGCATTTCCGGCAAGGCGAAGACCATGAAGGCCGAGGGCAAGCCCGTCATCTCCTTCAGCGCGGGAGAGCCCGACTTTAATTCGCCGAAGTCCGCCCGCGAGGCGGGGATCGACGCGATCAACCGCGGCGAGTCGCACTACACGCTGAACCCCGGCATAATAGAGCTGCGCCAGGAGGTATGCAGCTACTATAAGAGGCGCTTCGGCCTTGACTACACTCCGGCGGAGGTCATCATCGCTCCCGGCGCGAAGCCCCTTCTCTACGAAGCGCTGCAGGCGCTCGTCGACGAAGGCGACGAGGTTATCCTCTTCGCTCCCGCGTGGGTCAGCTACGTCGAGCAGCTGCACATGGCCGGCGGTGTGGAAAAGGTCGTCGATACCATCGCGACCGGACTGCTGCCGACGAGGGAAAGCCTTCTCGCGGCCATCGGCCCGAAGACGGTGGGGCTCATCCTCAACTCCCCCTCGAACCCCACGGGCGCCATATACCCCGAAGAGACGATGAAGATGATCGCCGAGGTCGCGAAGGAAAAGGACCTCTGGATAATCTTTGACGAAATATACG is drawn from Cloacibacillus porcorum and contains these coding sequences:
- a CDS encoding YgjV family protein; its protein translation is MDCHYILAQAIGFGGAAMLIGAYQCKTSHRLFGMQICGHLLYIIHFFMLGALSGATTLFIALLRGVILFNAKKRWARSPLWLWLFIGLFAAGCFVTWTDAFSLLPCAAMIVTTSAMWSTNGKKIRLANMFVSSPFWLVYDAHAGSWSGVLCELFAISSIMISIFRYGLKALDVDESAGNG
- the coaE gene encoding dephospho-CoA kinase (Dephospho-CoA kinase (CoaE) performs the final step in coenzyme A biosynthesis.) encodes the protein MPTIGLTGDVGAGKSTLCKEWAAMGARVIDSDSVARSLWDDPQIQREAEKRWGAGFFNAPHRELWAKIAAKIFTDEEEYRFASKLLHKRTMDEIKEMADGAGGWVVVEIPLLYEAGYDGWLDYVVYAAAPFEKRVERNAKRSWNAEEVSRRENRLLPSEEKMARADFVLVNDGTEEQWREKARELGAKLASL
- a CDS encoding ATP-dependent helicase: MVCEMIESLNPRQREAVTYCDGPQVVLAGAGSGKTKVLTTKIAYLIQEQNIRPWRILALTFTNKAAREMKSRAEAILDGNLQGLEISTFHAYGLRFLHRYSEALQKLGHPYPFVIFDRGDTKAVVKRAMAELNIDPKKLEMSAALDMISQAKTKANPVSREPKISDRWRTLYDTYQKQLKMQGALDFDDLMVMPLHILATNREVLEHERSRLDWVLVDEYQDVNHPQYLLLRCLVDDGRKIMVVGDPDQSIYGWRGAEMAMILNFERDFKGSKMTILDQNYRSTGNILDGANGVIKNNDDRHPKDLWTAAERGRLINVRRSFKDSDEAEWIAKKIESLHDDGYAYGEMAILYRMNVLSRGMEQALLERSIPYRVIRGVAFYERAEVKDALSMLRLAVNPRDAISLARVANIPTRGLGKKSVELLGEAIAALESAGAEELWKSVLANGGGLKGKQGGGAKALASDMLAILANEDNIGEAVRTIIDSNGYEKYLRDEYPDDWEERVENVMEILSIVSPESDITQALTEIPLITDQDSPEGMEDSVNMLTLHAAKGLEFPVVFLIGLEEGIFPSARSVTGEGDIAEERRLCYVGMTRAREQLYISCASSRLLFGGIQRNPMSRFLGEIPKDVKEFTDDAQGGGYHADNRANGRRWRW
- the hpf gene encoding ribosome hibernation-promoting factor, HPF/YfiA family → MEVRFVTRNVELPGDIKDYMEKKLFKIEKFFDRILDTQVALNYKRGMNVVEITSNVNGVVMRGEDYAPDLRKAFDKALKNIERQVKKHKSYLTDKVRMKVQDISFDIDPELIPAPATDRDEPVREIVKRKKFTVDVMTPVEATMQMDLLGHSFFLFKNDETGAINVVYRREEGGYGLLEPR
- a CDS encoding pyridoxal phosphate-dependent aminotransferase, translated to MKFSKRILNIQPSATLSISGKAKTMKAEGKPVISFSAGEPDFNSPKSAREAGIDAINRGESHYTLNPGIIELRQEVCSYYKRRFGLDYTPAEVIIAPGAKPLLYEALQALVDEGDEVILFAPAWVSYVEQLHMAGGVEKVVDTIATGLLPTRESLLAAIGPKTVGLILNSPSNPTGAIYPEETMKMIAEVAKEKDLWIIFDEIYERFAYAPAKHVNILNVAPEIKDRVLIINGVSKAYAMTGWRIGYALGPKEIIAKMSTLQTHLTSNACSIAQWAACGAVKEADADVDAMRDEFAKRRRVIVDLIREMPYVSVKEPEGAFYVFVDIRKCPIPDDMEFCERLLNEKYVAAVPGTAFFAPGFLRLSYACSMENIKEGMARMKEFLEGLKK